Proteins from one Oncorhynchus tshawytscha isolate Ot180627B linkage group LG16, Otsh_v2.0, whole genome shotgun sequence genomic window:
- the adtrp1 gene encoding androgen dependent TFPI regulating protein 1 isoform X2, with translation MKSGWSVECALRVLQTVFFGLVVLIDIIHLILPSKSLKCGVPLLLVKLRDTIFTILAFPIGTFVFLSFWSIYHYDREMVYPKFLDDIIPSWLNHALHTIILPLALLQMYIQPHRYGSKMRGILGLAFFSAVYLGWVLWVHHAAGIWVYPIMERLSPVGLVIFLGVACITLAPLYLLGEKLNHKIWRSTAGSAGPQKKKKK, from the exons ATGAAGAGCGGTTGGAGCGTGGAATGTGCATTGAGG GTTTTGCAGACCGTATTCTTCGGACTCGTTGTTTTGATTGACATCATCCACCTGATATTGCCATCCAAAAGTTTGAAGTGTGGTGTACCGCTCCTCCTAGTGAAATTAAGAGATACCATTTTCACTATTTTGGCGTTTCCTATTGGGACA TTTGTGTTCTTGTCCTTCTGGTCGATATATCACTATGACAGAGAGATGGTCTATCCTAAGTTTCTAGATGACATTATTCCTAGCTGGCTGAACCATGCTCTG CACACTATCATCCTGCCCCTGGCTCTGCTGCAGATGTATATTCAGCCTCATCGATATGGCAGCAAGATGAGAGGCATCCTAGGTCTGGCCTTCTTTTCTGCTGTATATCTGGGATG GGTTCTGTGGGTGCACCATGCGGCTGGTATCTGGGTCTACCCCATCATGGAGCGCCTGAGTCCCGTGGGCCTGGTTATATTCCTGGGGGTGGCTTGCATCACCCTGGCCCCCCTCTACCTGCTGGGGGAGAAACTCAACCACAAAATCTGGAGGAGCACTGCGGGATCTGCAG gacctcagaagaaaaagaagaagtaa
- the adtrp1 gene encoding androgen dependent TFPI regulating protein 1 isoform X1, whose protein sequence is MATTMSWASYLLIHLVIFSWYVFTLSANCSLKSTEIHPGAKTFGGRWKYLTFLNLVLQTVFFGLVVLIDIIHLILPSKSLKCGVPLLLVKLRDTIFTILAFPIGTFVFLSFWSIYHYDREMVYPKFLDDIIPSWLNHALHTIILPLALLQMYIQPHRYGSKMRGILGLAFFSAVYLGWVLWVHHAAGIWVYPIMERLSPVGLVIFLGVACITLAPLYLLGEKLNHKIWRSTAGSAGPQKKKKK, encoded by the exons ATGGCTACGACTATGTCATGGGCATCATATCTCCTTATTCATTTAGTAATATTTTCATGGTATGTCTTTACGTTATCGGCGAATTGCTCATTGAAAAGCACAGAGATACATCCAGGAGCCAAAACATTTGGAGGCCGCTGGAAATATCTGACTTTCCTCAATCTG GTTTTGCAGACCGTATTCTTCGGACTCGTTGTTTTGATTGACATCATCCACCTGATATTGCCATCCAAAAGTTTGAAGTGTGGTGTACCGCTCCTCCTAGTGAAATTAAGAGATACCATTTTCACTATTTTGGCGTTTCCTATTGGGACA TTTGTGTTCTTGTCCTTCTGGTCGATATATCACTATGACAGAGAGATGGTCTATCCTAAGTTTCTAGATGACATTATTCCTAGCTGGCTGAACCATGCTCTG CACACTATCATCCTGCCCCTGGCTCTGCTGCAGATGTATATTCAGCCTCATCGATATGGCAGCAAGATGAGAGGCATCCTAGGTCTGGCCTTCTTTTCTGCTGTATATCTGGGATG GGTTCTGTGGGTGCACCATGCGGCTGGTATCTGGGTCTACCCCATCATGGAGCGCCTGAGTCCCGTGGGCCTGGTTATATTCCTGGGGGTGGCTTGCATCACCCTGGCCCCCCTCTACCTGCTGGGGGAGAAACTCAACCACAAAATCTGGAGGAGCACTGCGGGATCTGCAG gacctcagaagaaaaagaagaagtaa